The Fragaria vesca subsp. vesca linkage group LG2, FraVesHawaii_1.0, whole genome shotgun sequence genome includes a window with the following:
- the LOC101306112 gene encoding peroxidase 47-like, with protein sequence MKSYQNMVIPKLLGVLLVLEMISGIRFGADGLSMGYYIMSCPFAEQIVRNTVTRALQADPTLAAGLIRMHFHDCFIEGCDGSVLLDSTKDNTAEKDSPANLSLRGFEVIDDAKKKLEQQCPGVVSCADILAMAAKEAVFLAGGPVYMIPNGRKDGTRSRIEDTMNLPAPTLNASELIKMFGQHGFTAREMVALSGAHTVGVARCSSFKNRLSDSVDNLDSIFAKQLSNTCSAGDNAEQPFDSTRNTFDNAYYNGLQKKTGVLTSDQTLFASASTRGIVNGYAFNQAMFFIDFQQAMVKMSMLDPKEGSKGEVRGNCRKIN encoded by the exons ATGAAGAGTTATCAAAATATGGTGATTCCTAAGCTTCTTGGCGTGCTTCTAGTGTTGGAGATGATCAGTGGCATCAGGTTTGGAGCAGATGGTTTGAGTATGGGGTATTACATAATGAGTTGCCCATTTGCTGAACAAATTGTGAGGAACACAGTCACCAGAGCCTTGCAAGCTGATCCAACCTTAGCAGCAGGCCTAATCAGAATGCATTTCCATGACTGCTTCATAGAG GGATGTGACGGATCAGTTCTGCTTGATTCAACAAAGGATAACACAGCAGAGAAAGACTCCCCTGCCAATTTGAGCTTGCGCGGCTTCGAAGTCATTGACGATGCAAAGAAGAAGCTTGAGCAACAATGCCCAGGCGTAGTCTCCTGCGCTGATATACTTGCAATGGCTGCAAAAGAGGCGGTCTTTTTG GCTGGAGGTCCGGTATATATGATACCCAACGGTAGAAAGGATGGGACAAGGTCAAGAATAGAAGATACGATGAATCTGCCTGCTCCCACCTTGAATGCTTCCGAACTCATTAAAATGTTTGGCCAACATGGATTTACTGCTCGAGAAATGGTGGCTCTGTCTG GTGCACATACGGTAGGTGTAGCCAGGTGCTCATCATTCAAGAACAGATTGAGTGATTCTGTGGATAATTTAGATTCAATTTTTGCAAAGCAACTGTCCAATACATGTAGCGCAGGTGATAATGCTGAGCAACCCTTCGACTCAACAAGAAACACTTTCGACAATGCGTACTATAATGGACTACAAAAGAAAACTGGAGTTCTTACTTCAGACCAAACCCTGTTTGCAAGTGCAAGTACCAGAGGAATTGTAAATGGTTATGCTTTCAACCAGGCCATGTTCTTCATTGATTTTCAACAGGCAATGGTGAAGATGAGCATGCTTGATCCTAAGGAAGGTTCGAAAGGAGAAGTACGAGGAAATTGCCGCAAGATCAATTAA
- the LOC101295309 gene encoding ABC transporter G family member 9-like encodes MDQQMVDLESNRRTNIDEESPAIFKKAIRPVTLKFEDVAYTIKAETDGMSWLRKKDKNSDSEKHILNGISGVVKPGEILAMLGPSGSGKTTLLTALGGRLGGKLSGSITYNNKPFSNTMKRNTGFVTQDDFLYPHLTVAETLVFTALLRLPNTLTKAEKTHEAEAVITQLELTKCRNSIIGDELLRGVSGGERRRVSIGQELLINPSLMFLDEPTSGLDSTTAQRIVKALSELAIGERTIVMTIHQPSSRLFYMFHKVMLLSEGNALYFGHVSDVMKYFSGIGYAPLVAMNPADFLLDLANGLTPDESNDNKSELKQSLALAYRENLEDKLKAELKETSGVDCNNNQSEEASSEDKKFRKWPTTWWQQFTVLFRRGVKERKHDSFSGLRIGQVVAVALLCGLLWWQSSSLQDQIGLLFFMSGFWGFFPLFQAIFTFPPERKMLEKERTSGTYRLSSYFMSRIIGDLPMELVLPTLFITIVYWMAGFKTTAGNFFHTLFVLLLLVLVAQGMGLALGAVVMDLQSATVLGSVLMLSFLLAGGYYVQHVPRFISWIKYISISNHAYKLLIGSQYKGSDTFPCVNDANRLCLVRDFPNIKTIGLDGQVNALVALAIMLVFYRLIAYIALMRIGVTKK; translated from the exons ATGGATCAACAAATGGTGGATTTAGAGTCCAATAGAAGAACAAACATTGATGAAGAATCCCCTGCCATATTCAAGAAAGCAATTCGACCTGTCACATTGAAG TTTGAGGATGTGGCTTACACGATCAAAGCCGAGACGGATGGGATGTCATGGCTTCGAAAGAAGGACAAAAACTCAGATTCTGAGAAACATATCTTGAACGGTATTAGTGGCGTGGTTAAACCAGGTGAAATCCTCGCCATGCTAGGCCCATCGGGAAGTGGCAAAACGACCCTCCTAACCGCGCTCGGCGGTCGTTTAGGTGGAAAACTAAGCGGAAGCATAACCTACAACAACAAGCCCTTCTCAAACACGATGAAAAGAAACACCGGCTTTGTGACCCAAGACGATTTTCTCTATCCCCATTTGACCGTGGCCGAGACACTCGTCTTCACAGCCCTTCTGCGCTTGCCCAATACTCTCACCAAGGCAGAGAAGACACATGAAGCGGAAGCTGTGATAACACAGCTCGAATTAACCAAGTGCAGGAACAGCATCATCGGGGATGAGCTTCTAAGGGGTGTTTCGGGAGGAGAGAGGAGAAGGGTTAGTATAGGGCAAGAATTGCTTATAAACCCTAGCTTGATGTTCTTGGACGAACCCACTTCAGGGCTGGACTCGACCACAGCTCAAAGGATCGTCAAGGCATTGTCGGAATTGGCCATTGGAGAAAGAACCATTGTTATGACTATACACCAGCCTTCTAGCCGATTGTTCTACATGTTCCACAAGGTGATGCTGTTATCGGAAGGGAATGCTTTGTATTTCGGCCACGTTTCAGACGTCATGAAATACTTTTCCGGCATCGGATATGCTCCGCTGGTTGCTATGAACCCTGCAGATTTTCTCCTGGACCTTGCCAACG GTCTGACGCCTGATGAATCAAATGATAACAAGAGCGAGTTGAAGCAGAGTTTGGCTTTGGCCTACAGAGAGAACCTTGAAGATAAACTGAAAGCAGAACTTAAAGAAACCAGCGGCGTCGACTGCAACAATAATCAGTCTGAAGAGGCATCATCTGAGGACAAGAAATTTAGGAAATGGCCGACGACTTGGTGGCAGCAATTTACTGTCTTGTTCAGGAGAGGAGTAAAGGAGAGGAAGCACGACTCCTTCTCTGGCCTCAGGATTGGACAGGTCGTTGCTGTGGCTCTTCTCTGTGGCCTTCTGTGGTGGCAGTCTTCCAGCTTACAAGATCAGATTGGTCTTCTATTCTTTATGTCTGGATTTTGGGGTTTCTTCCCTCTCTTCCAAGCAATCTTCACATTCCCACCAGAACGCAAAATGCTTGAGAAGGAACGGACTTCAGGCACATACCGACTTTCGTCCTACTTCATGTCAAGAATCATCGGTGACCTCCCCATGGAACTCGTCCTTCCCACTCTATTTATCACCATAGTATATTGGATGGCAGGTTTCAAAACCACAGCTGGGAATTTCTTTCACACCTTGTTCGTTCTTCTCCTCCTTGTCTTGGTAGCTCAAGGAATGGGGCTTGCTCTCGGCGCTGTGGTCATGGACCTACAATCGGCAACAGTACTCGGATCAGTGCTCATGTTGTCGTTTCTCCTGGCCGGAGGTTATTATGTGCAACATGTGCCTCGTTTCATATCTTGGATCAAGTACATTTCGATCAGTAATCATGCATACAAGCTCCTGATAGGGTCTCAGTACAAAGGAAGTGACACTTTCCCGTGTGTGAATGACGCGAATAGGCTATGTTTGGTTCGGGATTTTCCAAACATCAAAACTATAGGGCTTGATGGACAAGTGAATGCTTTGGTGGCTTTGGCTATAATGCTTGTGTTTTATAGACTCATTGCGTATATTGCCCTCATGAGGATTGGGGTAACCAAAAAGTAG